The Phacochoerus africanus isolate WHEZ1 chromosome 3, ROS_Pafr_v1, whole genome shotgun sequence genome window below encodes:
- the KCNE4 gene encoding potassium voltage-gated channel subfamily E member 4, which produces MIEEFRTNLPALDPGCVSRASMLKMEPLNSTHTSTAAPSGPLESHVQSSGSSNGNEYFYVLVVMSFYGIFLIGIMLGYMKSKRWEKKSSLLLLYKDEERLWGEAMKPLPMVSGLRAVQVPMVLNVLQESVAPALSCTLCSMEGDSVSSESSSPDVHLTIQEEGADDELEETSETPLNESSEGSSENIHQNS; this is translated from the exons ATGATTGAGGAATTCAGGACAAATTTGCCAGCCCTTG ACCCTGGCTGTGTGAGCAGAGCTTCAATGCTGAAGATGGAGCCTCTGAACAGCACGCATACCAGCACCGCAGCCCCCAGTGGCCCCCTCGAGTCCCATGTGCAGAGCAGCGGCAGCAGCAACGGCAATGAATACTTCTACGTTCTGGTCGTCATGTCCTTCTACGGCATTTTCTTGATTGGAATCATGCTGGGTTACATGAAATCCAAGAGGTGGGAGAAGAAATCCAGCCTCCTGCTGCTGTACAAAGACGAGGAAAGGCTCTGGGGGGAGGCTATGAAGCCGCTGCCCATGGTGTCAGGCCTGAGGGCAGTGCAGGTGCCCATGGTGCTGAACGTGCTGCAGGAGAGTGTGGCGCCCGCCCTGTCTTGCACCCTTTGCTCCATGGAGGGAGACAGCGTGAGCTCCGAGTCCTCCTCGCCTGACGTGCACCTCACCATTCAGGAGGAGGGGGCGGACGACGAGCTGGAGGAGACTTCTGAGACCCCCCTCAACGAAAGCAGTGAAGGGTCCTCTGAGAACATTCATCAGAATTCCTAG